The window ctaatgagcctaacaaATCCATAATTTACAAATctattttcttcaaaaaaaacttTTACCAAAAAATGATCTAAACATACCCTTACCATGGCCACCAGAGAGCGCATTTACCGGAGACAGCAAGATCCGAAGGACGCCGAGGGAGATTTCTCTTTCTTTATTATTATCTCTTCCCTCCACATAAGCATACGATTTCGATCGCACGGTTGGAGGCGGCCTCAGCCGCCCACAGATGGTCTGGTCACCTGCGACCGACTGACCGGCGCACGCGCACCGTCATCTCGTGCGTGGGTACGCTGCTGTTTTAGCGTGCACGGCGAGGCCGGTgacgcgggtggcggcggcgcacaaaGAAAATCTCTTGTATTCGTCCGGTCCCCACGACAAATCTGCACCGCTCGGTGGTATATAAACCGGACGGGACATCAGTACATCACCTTCCAGTTCTCTGAAATTCACAGGCGCAAGCGCAACGTCTTCCTCCTCGCGACCTCGCCCGTCCAGCAACGAGCCCGGGACCGGGAGGGACTAGCAAGCCGCCCATGGCGCTAGAGAAGGCCAAGGAGATCGTCGCCTCCTCCCCCGTCGTCGTCTTCAGGTCTTTCCCAGCAACTTATCCTTAAAGAACGAGAGAAAAAACATAGGTGGTGTGTAGCCATCCAGCGGTGCTATTTGCTTTCTTTACTCCCTTGCAAATTTGCCTGGAACATATAGCGAAGCGAGGTGGACATGAATTGAGCGAGGGTGGGAATTGAAGAAACTCTGGACACCATATGTGATAGACCCGTCGAGTTAAAATGCTTAATTAAGTATAACCGCCATCAGTTGGcgtattagcttaattaagtgtaatttgacaggctgtttccaacccacaggccgatcgaaacacactagaagtctcgcacgaaagcgagcgcagaaggtaccagcatgatacaatCTTACAAAATTAGCAAATTATATgaagacttttacaaaacagcttaaaatttaaaatttacaaatgaAAAGATAGTAGCGGAAAAGAATCTAACatacagagcatttttactagagaatagataaaacaaattaaataaatcgaGAACTACCGAAATGTGAAGAAAatgcgccacatcgagcccactgatatgacacctagttagctcctaaacctgaaatagggtaaacaacaaaccctgagcaactaatactcagcaagacttacccgaccagtgggtataacttagcccacatatctagatatgcaaggctttttgctGGTGGTTATCTTGCAGAAAACAGCGACTAAAATAATTCCTCACTTTCCTTATtttagcccaagttctatataaattaacatagtctaatatttgcataaccaaatctagagcaaacatagtGGAGCAATAAATACTAAATCATATGCTCATCAACATAGGTATAACCATTATTTCATCACAACACTACGCTGCGACTcagtgaccaaggtgctcacatccgagagcgactgacggcgaatcgattcgatttaaccttgcaagatggacctaaccaacacggcacgcgtatgccccgtcggaccacgcGCACCAACTTTTCCCCTCACtgtctcgaactacagaaccgcctcacctgcatatagtcagccgagccctacgagagaccaccaaaagtaaactcatgcatcccgattctccgcggccactcgactcgccctaaggggtgggtagaagttctgtacttccgaagcaaggcagtactcggcttaccggtttcgactacctcctactcccggcatgcggttagtacatttcaaacatgatcagcagggccaacaatggCTCGGttcttaaccgacacaggcggaactacacttctcccgcccggtctcagattctattctttctttcatttcaAGACTTTCATCCATAATTAGTAACTCATATCTAGAAACATAaaactatcctatatctcgcgagtaaccaagaattactcgacttctatcgaaccctatctagcatagcatttctatcgtcctatacatacttgtacaactcaaggacacctagggttcatgcaactagggtttcaaacaactcctaaacataatgcacaagtaataaatacatatctaggtgtcataatttaaattaataggatgtgcaccggggcttgcctgcgggtaacactaagtcagtgctAATATTATTtccggccttgggcccttccgaccttggacCGGGTCTTTGGTTGCTTCAGCGGGTCCATCCATCTTCTGGCGATATCCGtcgaacaccgtcttgtgggTCGACTCCAACACCGCGTGCTTCACGTCCACACGTGTACCTGTAGCGcacctaaatgaggtgcaataatgcatatgcatgatTATATATGAAATGCTGATTAATGCACATGCATATGACACAAATTAGTGCAGCTAAAATCCCCTACTTATAAAAGAACCATACTAAAAAATGAACTagttggcggactgtccgctatgCAGCAGCGGACTGTCCTCAACTCAAACTTGCCGACCTACCAGACCTACCCACGTCTCTGGATAAACTTACGACTATACGGCAGACGGTCCGCGATCCAGTAGCGGACTGACCGCAGTACACCTCAGCCAACTCGCCAGAACCTACAACGTCTCTGGATGAATTTCTAGACtggctggcggactgtccgcgcctcagtagcggactgtccgccacacACCTAcgccaatccaccagagacaacgacGTCTCTGGTCGAATTTCTAATcctaacggcggaccgtccggccccccttggcggaccgtccgcagttcactctgcccaaccaccagagacgacaacgtctctggacaaaatcctagactctacggcggactgtccgctctccaatagcggaccgtccgcagctcaatcctgcgaaccccaccagagacaacatcgtctctggacaaatttcaagtttcaacggcggaccgtccgctctccaatagcggaccgtccgcagtttagtTCTGCtaaaccaccagagacaacatcgtctctggacgaaatctaatctgaccggcggaccgtccgcacttccgaggcggaccgtccgcgatacaTAACTTTTGACACCGCGCCACAGGGCGACAGCAAGTGCGGCGGCGAccgttcaccggcgccggcaACACACCACGAAAGGGGAAAAAGACCAGGGAGcacaaggaactcaccacgaatctaTTCCCGCGATCGGTTCGGGCGGAGGatgaccggagaagcggatcgacggtggagcaaagcttcaagcacctccaATGGTGACGGGCGGTGGCGGGGGTGATTCCGGCCGTAAGAAGCCGGTCTGGGGgtcggggaaggtggaggaggtgccgggGAAGGTTCTTGCGCGAGGAATCAAAgtgtggtggccggaggagggagatcgacggaagggggcgacgacggcgcgagcgctcgagctccgctcggctctggacgaagtgaggaagaagaggaggaatgacAGGCGGGTCCCACGTCCATcgagataaatatctgggcgtggccggggcggaccgtccgccgatccctagcggaccgtccgcggtttttTTCCTGGGTGTTACACCATATCCCTTGCCAAATCGTTTATTCCTTTGTCTCGGCCGCATTAGTTTCCTGCTTTTCTGCCAACGACTGGCCTGAAACTACATAAAGGCTATCTCCATTCTCCCGCTCCCACTTCGCAAATGTCGATGATTTCGTATCGAAACGCCCACTTCCTATCATACCGTTAGAAATGGTTGGAATTAGAGAGGGACGGACCAATGTTTTCTTCCTAGGATCCACTCTTTCCATCCATTATTTTTACCAGTAATTTACTAATTTAACGGTTTGCTGCTGCACATGCTGTGTTGTGTTCTTTCATGGAAATCACAAGTTACGACTAAGATTATGATCCATCTCCGTAatataaaaaaatcattttGGTAATAGAATGTGCTCCAGCAGGTTATCAATTATGTTCCCAATATCAAAACACACCTCCCTCTAACTTAAATATAAGGTAATTTTTTCTTCTATCCTATCTTTTAAGTAATTTGCTACAACACTGATTACTTACCAAAAATGCATAAGTATTTGGTTATGGAGAGAAAAAATATGTAGAGTACGAGAGATGAATAATCTGCTGAAGATGCTCTAAAGAGACTGAGATATGATCACTCATTTTACTATCCACAAATAAATATCCAAACGATCTGTTTTTTACTCTCAAGTCTCAATAGTTAAATAAAGTTTGATATATTTACTTCTTTCTTCATGAAGACTTATTTTGACCTCACCTGCTATTTCAATTTGGATGACCACAGCAAAACTTATTGTCCTTTCTGCACCCGAGTAAAGCAACTGCTAGCACAACTGGGGGCGAATTACAAGGCTGTTGAATTGGATGTGGAAAGTGAGTGGATTGATTTTAGTGTAACTTCTATTTTGTATAGTTTTCAATTAGGCAGATGAatgttttaaaattttaatcCAGATATCTCTACTGCAATTTCCAAGCAACAGTCTGATTCTTAAATCTTAATGGTCAAGAAAGTGGAGTAATTAAAGAAGGTTCTAGACACCAACTGTAGACTTATCAGCTCACCTACCAATTGAAATATCTTGTTGCTTAAAGGTTAAACAAGAGCTACAAATATTTTATATGTTATCTGAATCTTGTTATATCATTCACTGCAAAAACTAACTTTGATCAAACTGTGCTGAAAGTGGCTGGAAATTGATGAGCATATAATCATTAGGACAATCAAATTAGACCTTTACTTCAGCACTTCTGCAAACCATGTTTGAAAAGTCATCTCTCTAACATTCGAGTAGTACCTTTTATCAGATTCATTTATCATAATAGCACACTGTAAAAAAAATGCTCCTTGAATGAAGGACACTTATATCATTTAACGCCAATGGACATCGTGTGTCTGTTTCGCACAGTGCACATTACATGAGCGATTTTAACATGTCTCAAGTACTCCGTAGATGACATAATTTATGCattctttgaaaatcctttGCTGAACTATTTGTTTTCATCACGTTTGTGAAGGTGATGGATCTGATTTGCAATCAGCTCTCGCTGAATGGACTGGGCAGAGGACTGTTCCAAATGTCTTCGTTAAAGGAGAGCGTATCGGTGGCTGTGATGGTGAGTCGTTTCCCTCTGAAGTTCTGTTGCTGCTGCCTTACTGTTTTCCACCCTTTATCAGTGCCCTGCGTTTTAGCCTGAATGACTTGCTCATTTGCATCTGAATTTTGTTCTAAATCTGGCATTACCACCTTCTGAACAGCGACCATGGCAATGCACAACGGTGGGAAGCTGGTGCCTCTGCTGACAGAGGCTGGAGCAGTTAGTGCCCCCGGCACTGCAACTCCGTCTCTGTAGACAGCATTCTGCTCGTTTGGTGGTTACATGCAAGTGTTGTGCTACTAATGTGGTTGTTGTAAAATAAAGATAAATGAGGTGTTTCATCGACCTGAATTACCTCTTGATGTTGACTGTAACTGTAGCTTTGGGTGGCTATCAAGCCTCTCCTTACATCTTCAGACACCAATAAATCATCTGTCCAGGTAGTTGAATGTGTACGACTCGGTACCTATCAGGAAAGTGTGTCGTGTGTTTTGTGTCAACACAAATTACCGTGGTGTGTCCGCGTGAGATCTGCAACATCTCATTCAGTCATGATCTCAAATGGTAAGTTCAGAGGTCGCTATTACCATGTCAAAGAGAGCGAAAGAGACCCACGAGAGCCAAGTAGAGTGCCCCCCTAGGCCCCTAAATTGAAATATGAAACCTTCAGGTTTAAGATTTTCAGTGAGAAGGTCACTGAGGgccatgtttttttttaaaaaaaaccagAGTCGCATGCTCAAACCCCACTGCctctcaaaaaataaaaaataaaaaaaatgcaacgcTGGTCAGGTTTCATGATGATTGCTCACGAGGAATTTACAGCTACTccatccgtcccaaaataaacacAATTTTTTGACTTTCAGAAACTATATTTGACCGCTTGTCTTATTCAACCTTTTTTACAAATATTATCACTTTTGTTATGACTTATTAAATCActaataatattttaataatattttatttgtctaacaatttacataaaaaatttgaataagacgagcagTCAAACATAGTTTCTAAAAGTCAAAGAATTGCGTTTATTTTGGGACTAAGGGAGTACGTTTGATCGGACGCGAGAGTCGACACGATGGCCCATGGGCTGATTTCGCTGCCGGAGCTACTTTTGAATCGTCAAACCGAGCAAAAGGCCGGAACACGCGCACGATGACAGCCGTGGACGACGATAGAGGCCAGCGAAAAGAGCGGAGCCGGGGCCCCCACATGGGCCATGGCACgatcctccgctgccgccgccaccaccggcggTCACTCTCCCCCGATGGTCCTCCGGGTGCGAAGAAAGAAAGAGATCACACAACCGGGCATCCCCGCCCCGGCCGCGCCGTGATCCGGAACAAGGGGCGGGGAGCCGGCCACCGTGGCCGCCCGCGCGGGGGGTGGGAGGGGGCTGCAGCTTCCTTTTTCTCCTGTGTTTTCATCCCTGTCTCCGCACACGTGGAGGTCACTGATTGGCTCATCTTTAAGAGCTGGGCCCTCTAACGTTTTCATTCACGgtctaataaaaaaattaatagtgGGGGACATAAACGGAGAAACGGAGACATATAGGGACACAGAAGCCGCATCCGTGGGAGGAGCGATGAGCACGAGTACGTGGCACGCgcgcctaggggtggtaatgggccatgaccctggtggtctcttcacagcccaacaagaccttaaaatttttttagctcaaaattatataaaattagagtctgatttttttaaaatccgATCTTTAgattttctaattcaaaatatTGGACACTTTAACACACCTACGCGCGGCCCCACCACCACCCGCGGTCCACCTCTACCTCTCGTTTCGGCCCGCCCGCCTGGCCCAGCTGGCCAGCTCTGTCCCCATGACGCCACACCCACGGTCCAGCGACCGGAAGCGTGGCTCCACCAGTCCGGGGCCGACGCGGCGGGCTAAGATATTTCCGGGGCGGCCCCCCCAGCGACACGTAGCCAAA is drawn from Panicum virgatum strain AP13 chromosome 1N, P.virgatum_v5, whole genome shotgun sequence and contains these coding sequences:
- the LOC120656472 gene encoding glutaredoxin-C4, chloroplastic-like isoform X1 encodes the protein MALEKAKEIVASSPVVVFSKTYCPFCTRVKQLLAQLGANYKAVELDVESDGSDLQSALAEWTGQRTVPNVFVKGERIGGCDATMAMHNGGKLVPLLTEAGAVSAPGTATPSL
- the LOC120656472 gene encoding glutaredoxin-C4, chloroplastic-like isoform X2 — translated: MALEKAKEIVASSPVVVFSKTYCPFCTRVKQLLAQLGANYKAVELDVETLAEWTGQRTVPNVFVKGERIGGCDATMAMHNGGKLVPLLTEAGAVSAPGTATPSL